The Chiloscyllium punctatum isolate Juve2018m chromosome 12, sChiPun1.3, whole genome shotgun sequence genome includes a region encoding these proteins:
- the tlr9 gene encoding toll-like receptor 9: MRLSRLINCSHRGLISIPIIRSENATTLLLNFNSLQEIKGQSFSGVPNLEILDLSYNCCPGKLRSPGEECKLTIEPTAFLHLRKLKKIDLTGNSLTRIPPLPANLIDLRLILNNIINLQFSNVSNLVNLEVLNISKNCYYQNPCNTSMTIAENTFERMHRLHILEMDFNNMTAVPRSLPHSLTRLSLCENKIQHISAEDFKGLIDLEQLLLAWNCQRCDHASQPCFPCKGNKPIELSPGAFHPLRKLKQLVLRGNSLRKLDAQLFHSLGGLTELDLSDNFLAYEIQNATFFANLHMLQDLNLNYNYEPYKTFDRLVLPPSFVNLTSLRKFQIDGYFFSKLDQRGINSLLRLPNLKSVNFRMNFIKTVDLKLFENITTLKYIGLSENKVSFSRRTSKWYGDENNRIEGDSTSSQERQISERRSEGENNEHANTKDRFSFQRCSSYAKTFDLSSNNIADIKAEDFEGLEDVECLLLSSNYLTQTLNGSQFNKLKKLKHLDITHNRIDFYHDKAFSEIPLLETLDLSYNSYTFEMKGMGHNFSFINMLPSLRYLSLAHNQIAQRVSTELHSNSLNALDFKGNMLSVMWESGTNTYLSFFYNLHNLTFLDISENKLMTVPPDAMVRFPPSLKELYINKNQINFFNWDNLTVLVNLQLLDLSNNLLNGLPKTPCHFPKTFSKLVLHHNMIMELPSAFFSKVKAMRYLDLSHNRIKILNENSFPSQLLGGLEVLALANNPFSCTCDADWFIHFIEDTNVSLPELTTSWKCEFPESQQGMSILSTNPLFCQKVYGSISFVLSFLLTVTFTVLPILNKLFGWDFWYAFHVCAAKLKGSATIDQENLHYDAFIVFDTTCKVVADWVYDELVVNLEKKGLHSFRLCLEERDWIPGKSSIENLYDAIYLSRKTIFILTNSYFASGQLRQAFFIAHQRLLDEKVDVIVLVLLDQSLRKSRYLQLRKRLCKASVLRWPHNPYAEPYFWLKFQKVLTRDNRLQYDPNFSESFLPFEYNLQSILWHNH, encoded by the coding sequence ATGCGGCTATCCAGACTGATTAATTGCAGCCACAGGGGTTTAATATCAATCCCTATAATCAGATCAGAAAATGCAACCACATTGCTGCTAAATTTTAATTCACTTCAAGAGATCAAGGGACAATCTTTTTCTGGTGTCCCAAACCTTGAGATACTTGACCTGAGTTATAACTGTTGTCCTGGGAAACTCCGGTCCCCTGGTGAAGAATGCAAACTGACCATTGAACCCACAGCATTCCTCCACCTTCGCAAATTGAAAAAGATCGACCTTACAGGAAACAGTCTGACGAGAATCCCACCATTGCCTGCAAATCTTATTGACTTGAGGTTGATCCTCAACAATATCATCAATCTGCAGTTTAGTAACGTCTCCAATCTGGTAAACCTGGAGGTTCTGAATATCAGCAAGAACTGCTATTACCAAAATCCATGCAACACCTCAATGACTATTGCAGAGAACACATTTGAGAGAATGCACAGGCTGCACATACTTGAAATGGACTTCAATAACATGACAGCTGTGCCCAGAAGTCTTCCGCACTCATTGACTAGGCTGAGTCTCTGCGAGAATAAGATTCAGCACATTTCAGCAGAGGATTTTAAAGGTCTCATTGATTTGGAGCAGCTTCTTCTGGCGTGGAACTGCCAACGATGCGATCATGCCTCCCAACCCTGTTTTCCTTGTAAAGGCAACAAACCCATCGAGCTGTCTCCTGGAGCCTTCCATCCCCTTAGAAAACTGAAGCAGCTCGTGCTCAGAGGTAATTCCCTTCGGAAGCTTGATGCCCAGTTATTCCACTCTCTGGGAGGTTTAACCGAACTTGATCTGTCAGACAACTTCCTTGCCTATGAAATTCAAAACGCCACATTTTTTGCAAACCTCCACATGCTACAAGATCTCAACCTGAATTATAACTATGAACCTTACAAAACCTTTGATCGCCTGGTCTTACCTCCTTCTTTTGTAAACCTAACATCTTTGAGAAAATTTCAGATTGATGGGTATTTCTTCAGCAAGCTAGATCAGAGAGGCATAAACTCTCTGCTCAGGCTCCCCAATCTTAAATCCGTAAACTTCCGAATGAATTTCATAAAGACTGTTGACTTGAAACTGTTTGAAAATATAACAACATTGAAATACATTGGGCTGTCGGAAAACAAAGTGTCATTTTCAAGGCGGACCTCCAAGTGGTACGGTGATGAAAATAACAGAATTGAAGGGGACTCCACCAGCTCTCAAGAGCGACAGATTTCTGAGAGAAGAAGTGAAGGTGAGAATAATGAACATGCTAATACTAAAGATAGattttcctttcaaagatgttcttCTTACGCAAAGACTTTTGACTTATCATCCAACAACATTGCAGATATTAAAGCCGAAGATTTTGAAGGATTGGAAGATGTTGAATGCCTCTTGTTGTCTTCGAATTATCTGACACAGACGCTAAATGGCTCTCAATTCAACAAGTTGAAAAAACTGAAGCACTTGGACATTACTCACAACAGAATTGATTTTTACCACGACAAGGCATTTTCAGAGATCCCATTGCTTGAAACTTTAGATCTCAGTTACAACAGTTACACTTTTGAAATGAAAGGGATGGGGCATAATTTCAGCTTCATCAATATGCTCCCTTCTCTCAGGTACTTAAGTCTAGCCCATAACCAAATAGCTCAGCGGGTGTCAACTGAGCTGCACAGCAACTCTTTGAATGCATTAGACTTTAAGGGCAACATGTTAAGTGTAATGTGGGAAAGTGGAACAAACACATACTTGAGTTTCTTCTACAATCTTCACAATTTGACTTTCCTGGACATCTCGGAAAATAAGCTGATGACTGTGCCCCCAGACGCAATGGTTCGATTCCCGCCAAGTCTGAAAGAGCTTTACATCAACAAAAATCAAATCAACTTTTTCAACTGGGACAATCTGACAGTGTTAGTCAACCTACAGCTTCTAGACTTAAGCAATAATTTACTTAATGGCTTGCCCAAAACTCCATGTCACTTCCCCAAGACATTTTCCAAACTTGTCCTGCATCACAATATGATAATGGAACTTCCCAGTGCATTTTTCTCCAAAGTCAAGGCGATGCGTTATCTTGACTTAAGTCATAATCGTATAAAAATATTAAACGAAAATAGTTTTCCCTCTCAGTTACTGGGAGGTTTGGAAGTATTAGCTCTGGCCAATAACCCTTTCAGTTGTACCTGTGATGCTGATTGGTTTATTCACTTTATTGAAGACACTAATGTGTCATTGCCAGAGCTCACTACAAGTTGGAAATGCGAGTTTCCAGAATCGCAACAAGGAATGAGCATTCTTTCAACAAATCCCCTTTTCTGCCAAAAGGTTTACGGAAGCATCAGCTTTGTCTTGTCTTTTCTGCTAACAGTAACTTTCACAGTCCTCCCAATACTGAATAAGCTGTTTGGTTGGGATTTCTGGTATGCCTTCCATGTCTGTGCTGCAAAGTTAAAAGGGAGTGCAACAATCGACCAGGAAAATCTGCACTACGATGCATTTATAGTTTTCGACACCACGTGCAAAGTGGTCGCAGACTGGGTTTATGATGAACTGGTGGTCAATCTGGAGAAGAAAGGCCTACACAGTTTCAGGCTCTGTCTTGAGGAGAGGGATTGGATCCCGGGAAAGTCATCAATAGAGAACTTGTATGACGCCATTTATCTAAGTAGGAAAACAATCTTTATACTGACAAACTCTTATTTTGCGAGTGGACAACTAAGACAGGCCTTCTTCATTGCACATCAGCGGCTATTGGATGAGAAGGTTGACGTCATTGTGTTGGTCCTTCTCGATCAATCCTTGAGAAAGTCAAGGTATCTGCAGTTACGCAAGAGGTTGTGCAAAGCTTCTGTCTTAAGATGGCCCCACAATCCATATGCGGAACCATACTTTTGGCTCAAATTTCAGAAAGTATTGACCAGAGACAACAGGTTGCAATATGATCCAAATTTTAGTGAGAGCTTTTTGCCCTTTGAATATAATTTACAAAGCATCTTGTGGCATAATCATTAA